The nucleotide sequence TTTAATAAACTCTCAACTTTCTGAGTTTGTGAGTCAGTGTTTCTGCTACACATGGAGTGTGCAGCCCGAACACAGTCAATCACAACAGGAAAGGTTCACGAGAAAAAATGGagcacttcctggttctccccTCGCTCCTGAGAATGATGACTCTTGACAGGGagtccacgggcactgactctcaccaggCTACAGTTCCacacgcactgactctcactgggatacaattccacgggcactgactctcactggggtacgggttccacaggcactgactcccactgggaaataattccacaggcactgactctcactgggatacagttccacgggcactaaCTCACACTGGGATacaattccatgggcactgactctcactgggatacaattccacacacactgactctcactggggtacagttccacagacactgactctcactggggtacagttccacgggccctgactctcgctggggtacgtgttccacgggcactgactctcactggggtacagttccacagacactgactctcactggggtacagttccacgggccctgactctcactggggtacagttccacagacactgactctcactggggtacagttccacagatactgactctcactggggtacagtcccacagacactgactctcactggggtacagttcccacaggcactgactctcactggggtacagttccacagaaactgactctcactggggtacagttccacagaaactgactctcactggggtacagttccacagacactgactctcactggggtacagttccacagacactgactctcactggggtacagttccacagacactgactctcactggggtacagtcccacagacactgactctcactggggtacagttccacagaaactgactctcactggggtacagttcctctgtctgttttttctctcccccctttttCTGATCCGATTACCAAGCCTCTTATTTTTCAGGATACTCCGAAATATCTGCTGCCCGTTCTCTCCACGGATGCAAAGTGTTTCTGGCACTTTCTGTTttggtttcagatttccagcatctgcagtttgttctctgctttttgtttttattgGAAGAACGACTCCCGCAGAAAGCAAAGACTAAACTCATCATGGCCACCGCTGATCGAGGAACAAGGAACAAAACCGACCCAGGCACATTTGCTAACGCTGCACTACCTCTGGGCCTGCAGTAGGTGGCAGACCTGAGCTAGTGAGGATTCTGTGGCACAAAATCCTGAATATCCGATCCATcaaaaggggaaaaggggaaataaacagtgtccCCGGTGAAGGGAATCAACATGTTACATGTGATCATTAGAGGCATCAGAAAAGACagtatttgcatttctatagcgcctttcacgacctaatTACAGCCAATAATGTACTTCTGAGGTGTAATCTTtgtaagattgaacaggctggggctcttttctttagaaaaaagactgagggggtgacctgatagaggtctttaaaattatgaagcggttcgacagggtagacgtagagaagatgtttccacatgtgggggagaccagaactaggggtcataaatataagatcgtcactaataaatccaatagggaattcaggagaaacttctttacccagagagtggtgagaatgtggaactcgctcccacaaggagtagttgaggtgaatagtgtagatacatttaaggggaagctggataaacacataagggagaaaggaatagaaggatatgctgatagggtgagatgaagtagggagggaggaggctcgtgtggagcataaacaccagcatagacctgttgggccgaatggcctgtttctgtgctgtacattcgatgtaattctacatAATGTAGGgatatgcagcagccaatttgcgcacagcaaaagataaatgacctgatgttgggtgagggatgtGCCTCGTATGGGGTTTCAGTGAAGGTGGGGGAGGATTAGGGATGGTGGCAATTACCAAGGTGGTCTTGGTAACGGAAGCGGACGTAAGAATAGAAACTCACGAGGGTCACGCAGTGCGACAAGACCGCAAACTCAGCCCGAGATTGTTGGGAGTCCGACAGACGCACGGACGGGTGAAAAGCAGATGGCTTTTTTGCAAACACTAACACTGGAAGAAATTTTGACTTACCGACATCTTACTATCGACTAGGCAATGGGGGAGTGTAGCAGGAGAAGGCAGAGAGGGCGCATTGGGTGGTTTAGCGTATGTCTGGAAGCTGACTCCTGTTTGTGAATGGTAGCACCAAGGAAATGCACAAAAATGAAGAGGGGGTCCAGTGATAGACCCTGAGGTACACAGGGGACAAAAggagaacaggaacaggaggaggccattcagcccctccagcctgttctgccatccaatcagatcaacaacaacttgcatttatacagcgcctgtaacgttgtaaaacgtcccaaggcgcttcacaggaacgtaaatcagacaaaatttgaccccgagccacataaggagatattaggacaggtgaccaaaacctcggtcaaagaggtaggttttaaggagcatcttaagcgtctcagtcattgaatatattcaagactgaggtcgatagatttttggactctaggggaaatcgagggatatggggatcgggcgggaaagtggagttgaggtcgaagatcagccatgatctgattgaatggtggagcaggctcgaggggccgtatggcctactcctgctcccatttcttatgttcttaaaggaagagacagaggtagagaggttctgggagggaattccagagcttcgggcctaggcagctgcaggcacggccgccaatggtggagcgattaaaatcggggatgcgcaagaggccagaattggggaagcgcagagatctcggagggttgtagggctggaggaggttacagagatagggaggggcgaggccatggagggatttgaacatgaggatgagaatttttaaaatgaggTGTTCCCGGACAGGAGTCAACGtatatcatgactgatctgtacctcatctccatatccctcgatacccttacccaacaaaaatccatcgatctcagtcttgaaagctccaattgacccccaacatccagtcttggggggggggggggggggaagttccagattcccactcccctttgtgtgaggaagtgcttcctgacatcacccctgaacggcctggctctatttttaaggttctgcccccttgttctggactctccccagcaaaggaaatagtttctatttaccctatcaaataactcaattagatcacccctgaatTCTTCTACACGCAAGGGAATAAAAGCCTACTCtaagcaacctgtcctcgtaacttaaccctttaaaTCCTAGTGGCTGGTGTAAAGGATCACAATAGTGTGCACCGATGAAAAATCAGTTGGGGACAGATCACATTTCAGAATGcagcccctcctcccctctttttCTGTGCCCTCCACCAGCAAGAAAAATCTGCGTTAACATGTTTTCCCAGTGATCAGGAGAGCAGTGACATGGGAAGCTAGAGGGGGGCGATTGAAGCGGGTGGGGCTCGGGCTGTACTTACCCAGGACGCTGATTGCAACTTTTGAGCAGTCCCAGGACCCAGACTGGAGGGGCTGGTACAGGAAGGGCGGCTGTAAAGCAATAACTCGGTGCTGGACCCCAGAAAGAAACGCAAGTTTGGAGAGAGGGTAGTTCGAGAACAAGTTTTAGTGTTTGAGTCTGGCTGTGAGAGCAGCTTCGAAGGAAGGAGTAGGTCAGAGGAGATAGATCGGTTGTACAAACAGGAGAGTGAGGTCAGGAGACGACGAGTTTAATGAGGGTGGGGAGGCAGAAACAAATTATGGGCGGTGGGACTCATCTTCCTGATCTGTACGGCTCAGGGACGGGTGCAGTCGCCCACAGGGGGAAGCTGAAGTGGGTACGAGTGACGAGGAAAAAAAAAGTCCAGTGTTTCacctttttaaaacatttattcaTTTTGCATGGCTGTGGGTTTACAGAGTTACAGCATTAACATTTCCACAGTTGTGACACGTTATACAAACTGCTCAAAACTTGGTTCTCAAGACATTCAAGCGGAAAAATCAATCTGAAAAAGGAATGGGATCCCCGGCCACGGCAGCGTCCAATATAAACCAATCTGAACCCGCAAGAAAGGCACCTGGAGATAAGATTCTTGCAATGCACCGGAGACACTGGTCACACACCCAACAGactggggtgggaggagagtctaaCCGTGATTTACTGTCGTGCATTTACAAAAAATAAAAATCGAAACGTACTCTGCAAACAAACCGACACTTAtatttagtgggggggggggcaatttcagctcttttttttttaaatggggggAGAGCAAATGAATTCTCACCTTTGGTCCCTTTTGCATTTCAGGTAGAAACTCGTTTATTTTTTTTCCTAACCCGGTTGAAGTTTGAATTGGAAGCAAAACAAGGGCGCGAAACAATTAAAACCCGGGACTTCCGGATCCAAGAGGTGGATTTCAGCCGCCAATCAGCGCAGAGACCCAACTCCCGCCTTCAAAGTAACAAATAATTTTGGCAGCATGGTGATTGGCCGAAACTGTTACCATGGCGACAGTTCAGCAAATGAGCGGTTTCCtcatccatttaaaaaaatttttaaagaaGCAAAAACGACCCGTCGCCGCGAAATCAGCGGGAAATTAAAAAACCGGCCCGAAATTTCTTTCCTGAAAACTTCTTTATTTCTTgccaattattatttttttttttaaatgattcttaACGCgggttttaaaaacaaaatggggCAAAAATTTTATGGACCCACTTTAAACAAAAGCAAATTGCATCCCCGTGATCCAAAGTCAGGTTATTCCGACCAATTTAGATACAAATCCAGTTTTGGAAAATAAAaaagtttgcaaaaaaaaaaaaaaaattttttcaccTGCAGGAAATTAACCAAAAACATTTGGGAGAAGGTTTTCACCGAAAGGTTTGGTTATCATGATTTagattattaaaaataaaataaaactcgCAACCTTGTTTAAAAGAAAACAAGAACTTCTAGTTCAACAAACATCGAACTCCAAAATGCTCCAatcccggggagggagggaggaaacttcAATCGGCTttgcacaaaaaaaaatacacaaaataaAATCTTCCCGCGTTCTCCATAAACGGGCCGTCACATGATGGGACCACAAGCTACAaaataccacccccccccccctccaaaaaaagaTTATACAACGACTCGAAAAACGTTAATATAAAAAGtcagctgcatttttttttaaattgcaaaaaaaaaacaaaaaaaaaaaaatagcctCTTTTAAGCCTTCTTGGATTTGGATTTCTTGGCCGCTTTGCCTTTCTTGCTTTTGCTCTTCTCTTTGCTCGGGGAGGCGGTTCGACGCTTGCTCTTCGGGCTCTTTCTGCTCTCCGCTTTCTTGCTGGCGGCCGCTTTCTTGCTGGGTTTCTTCGTCGaccggctgctgctgctgctgctggtgcccGCCACCGCCGACCTCTGCTGCTTCTTCTTGGCCGCCTGTCCGCCGTCCGTCTTCTTGGTGATCTTGAAGGAGCCGTTGGCCCCTTTGCCCTTCACCTGGCTCAGCGTGCCGTTGAGCACCAGGGCCCGCAGGGCGTAGCGCAGGTAAGTGCGACCCTGGCGCTCGTTGAACCACGGCACCTTCTTGGcctccttgtagatggtggccaGGGAGGAGCCGTTGCGGGCGCCCAGGCTCTGGACTATCTCCACCAGCAGAGCGCTGTACTTGCCCTGCTGGTTCTTGCCCTTGCCCGACTTCTTCTTCTTGGCCCCTGCCTTCTTTGCTGGGCttttctcctcatcttcttcgGCAGGAGCAACAGGCACGGTCTCCACTTCTGCGGACATGTTatttatgcaaaaaaaaataaaattattccgcaaaaaaaatgttaattgcaacaaaaaaaaataattaattgcaaTCAATAATGTTAAATGCGATCAAATTGAATGCACAGGAGAGAAATGCAGCGTCGCCCGGAccgattcctcctcctcttgttgCAGGATTCGTGCTGAAAGACGAGCTGCGGAGGATTTTTTTGCGCAGCCGCTTATTTGGGCGCTCGGAGCGAACGTAAATGAAAACATCAACAGCCCGGTCCAGGATCGGCATTAACTTGTGCTTCTTGCACCGCCTTTCAACCGACTTCTCCCCCGAACCCCGGCCCGGATTTGACCGGGCGAGAGGCAGGGTCGTAGCCCGGGCTGTTTTCTACCGGGTGCACCGGGCGGGCGGCGGGTCCGCAGACGTTAAATGCAAAATATCCTCCAACTAACACCGGCTCCCCACGCACACGGGACGCCCAGAGATGGGGGTCGTCACTTTATGGGGGGATTTCGAACCCACCCGGGGGTCAGATCCTAATAAAAGCAGCGCCCCGACATAAAAGGGAGGGTGTACCGTCCGACCGGGTCACAATTATCGGCTTTCAGTGCAAAATATTACAATAAATTGCGTTTTAATTTGCTGCAACTAACACAGTGCGCGCCCCGCGCGGCCGCTAACAGTAACgctgttctgatttttttttttgggtaaGTTAGAATTTCTCATCGGGAGTCAAATCTGAGCCCAGACACATacaaaaaagaacaaaaattatttaaactttataatctacaaaaaaaaaatcacgttcATCATTAAAGATAATCTCAGCATCCAAAtatccccagtccctctctgggtcaaattgatttttttaaaaatcttgaaaatttcaaaacattttTCCCCCCCTTTACTTTATTTCAAATTCTGTTCAGATAACTAATCTCGGCGAGTCTTTAAAATATCCAAGTTCCCTGTAAATCGGAATTGATTGACAATAATTTGGATTGTACATGAAAATCTGTCGATCCGAAATTATCTGGAATTCATCTTGTAAACTCCGTAGAGAATTTCTTTTGTTAAATTGGTCTTTTAGCTGCACTGAGAGTTGTATGGGttttaaaacattatttaaaGAATGGACGGGCAACAATTCATCtgttttaaaatgaaacaaattGAAGGTAAAATGTATCGAGACTGAGTTTTAACCTGTTCCTCGCCGCCTCCTTTCTGTTAAAAGTTTGATTATTAATTGTTAAGTCGCAGAGTTATTCCCCATTTGGGGTTAATTGAGGCCAGGGAGCGAGTCGATGGATTGGTTGTTACGACAACACTTGCTCCTGTGGTGTCATTTCGAAGTGTAAGTTTCtttagaaactttttccactttcCCCAACACTCTGCCGCTGTGCGCCGCTGTTTGTGGATATTTTTACAGTTGAGTTACAGGCCTGGCTGCATCAAATGTGGGCGATTTTCATTGTATTTTTTTAACCAATCTTTGGAAGATTTCTTGCATCCTCTTTCTTTCCTCGGGTCTTCCCATTAAAGCGAGATGTTGAGGATGAGTTGGCaacttagaatcatggaatctgacagaacagaaggaggccattcggcccattgcgcctgtgccggctctttgaaagggctatccaattaaccccaatcccctgctctttccccacagccctgcaatttttttcttttcaagtatttatacaattcccttttgaaagttattattgaatctgcttccaccgccctttcaggcagcacattccagatcatcacaactcgctgcgtaaaaaaaattctgctcatctcccctttggcttttttgccaattaccttaaatctgtgtcctccggttactgaccctcctgtagctaggaaacagtttctccctctctactctatcaaaacccctcataattttgaacacctctattaaatctccccttaaccttctctgatctaagaacaaccccagcttctccagtctctccacataacatgtTAGAATCGCTGTCATTTTCTCTCTTCTCCTGACAGCCTGCCCATCGGTTGGAGTGACTGACATCTGCTGCACTCCAATGCACTGGTCATTCTGCATATCTGAGCCTGGacagttagttttagcagaaGGGACATCATATGTCAATCCATCCCCATCCTCACCTTTCAGCAAGAGCCACTACACAATGACCAGGATTGGGAGACCTGTCTGCTTTTAATTCTTCCCTAAGCCGAGGgtgttgcctcttgtgcatcctcccactcactttgccccaccattggcggccgtgccttcagctgcctgggccctaagctctggaattccctccctaaacctctccccctctctctcctcctttaagaccctccttaaaacctacctctttgaccaagcttttggttgcctgtcctaatatctccttatgtggctcggtgtcaaatttttgtctgatttacgctcctgtgaagcgccttgggacgtttcactatattaaaggcgctgtataaatgcaggttgttgtgagGCTAAGATTATTTTCAATTTGTTCTCAGGGCATGGATGATGCTGGcatggccgcatttattgcccaatgtTGCGTTGCCATTCATATCAGACTCAAAACGGCAACACCATCGTGAATTTAATGGTTAAGCGAGTAAATTATTTGCAGTCAGTTTAGACCAAGTCCTgatatacaaaattggctgacctCAAATGAAGGTCACAACCCCCCCAGCCCGACTGGCTCCGCCACTGCTCACATCCAGTGAGTGTTGGTAGAGTGTCTAACCATGAGCAGAGAAGTGAGATGCATATCACAGACAAACCTGATCCTGCCTTCAAATCTtcaaaacagatcagccatgatctaattgaatggtggaaaaaggctcgaggggctgaatggcctcctcctgttcctatattcctaaatgACATCAGGGATTATTGGATAGCGATTCAGAGTGTGGTACCCCAACTGATTTTGCCCCTTCTCAGTAAAGCTCCAGCTGAGATCACCCAGTTTAGCACAGAccatgaaagaaaagaaagaacttgcatttatatagcacctttcacctcaggacatcccaaagcgctttgcatccaattgagtacttttgaaatgtagacacTGTTAAAATAcaggaatcgcggcagccaaattgcaaacagcaatgtgataatgaccagataatctgtttttaatgatgttggttgaaggataaatattggccccaggacaccggggaaacccctgctgctcttcttcaaatgggatcttttacatccacctgagagagcctcggttttttaatgtttcattcgaaagacgacacctctgacagtgcagcactccctcagtactgcattgggagcgtcagcctggattttgtgctcaagtctctggaagggggggggtggggggggcttgaaccctcgaccttctgactcaggcaagagtgatatccacattggctgtaaagagtttt is from Heptranchias perlo isolate sHepPer1 chromosome 17, sHepPer1.hap1, whole genome shotgun sequence and encodes:
- the h1-10 gene encoding histone H1x, whose amino-acid sequence is MSAEVETVPVAPAEEDEEKSPAKKAGAKKKKSGKGKNQQGKYSALLVEIVQSLGARNGSSLATIYKEAKKVPWFNERQGRTYLRYALRALVLNGTLSQVKGKGANGSFKITKKTDGGQAAKKKQQRSAVAGTSSSSSSRSTKKPSKKAAASKKAESRKSPKSKRRTASPSKEKSKSKKGKAAKKSKSKKA